From a single Budorcas taxicolor isolate Tak-1 chromosome X, Takin1.1, whole genome shotgun sequence genomic region:
- the ARR3 gene encoding arrestin-C, translating into MANMSRVFKKTCSNGKLSIYLGKRDFVDHVDMVEPIDGVVLVDPDYLKGRKMFVMLTCAFRYGHDDLDVIGLTFRKDLYVQVQQVVPAEPSSPRGPLTVLQERLLHKLGDNAYPFTLQMVVNLPCSVTLQPGPDDTGKACGVDFEVKSFCAENLEEKVSKRDSVRLVIRKIQFAPLEPGPGPWAQTVRRFLLSAQPLQLQAWMDKEVNYHGKPISVNVSINNSTNKVIKKIKISVDQITDVVLYSLDKYTNTVFVQEFTETIAANSTFSKSFAVTPLLADNCQKQGLALDGKLKQGDTNLASSTILRPGVDKELLGILVSYKVRVNLMVSCGGILGDLTASDVGVELPLILMHPKPSNEAASSEDIVIEEFAQQEPSGEESQEALAAEGNEDS; encoded by the exons ATGGCCAACATGTCTAG GGTGTTTAAGAAGACCTGCTCCAATGGCAAG CTATCCATCTACCTGGGGAAACGGGACTTCGTGGACCATGTGGACATGGTGGAACCCATTG ATGGTGTAGTCCTGGTTGACCCTGATTACTTAAAAGGCCGAAAGA TGTTTGTCATGTTGACCTGTGCCTTTCGCTATGGCCACGATGACTTGGATGTGATTGGTCTGACATTCCGCAAAGATCTGTACGTACAGGTCCAGCAAGTggtcccagctgagcccagcagCCCCCGGGGCCCCCTCACAGTCCTGCAGGAGCGACTGCTGCACAAGCTGGGGGACAATGCCTACCCCTTTACCCTGCAG ATGGTTGTCAACCTGCCCTGTTCGGTGACACTGCAGCCAGGTCCTGATGATACAGGAAAG GCCTGTGGTGTTGACTTTGAAGTGAAGAGTTTCTGTGCCGAAAACCTGGAGGAGAAAGTCTCCAAGAG AGACTCTGTGCGGCTGGTGATTCGGAAAATACAGTTTGCTCCCCTGGAACCAGGCCCTGGCCCCTGGGCCCAGACTGTGCGCCGCTTCCTCCTGTCAGCTCAGCCCCTACAACTCCAGGCCTGGATGGACAAGGAG GTAAATTATCATGGCAAACCCAtctctgtcaatgtttccatcaACAACTCTACCAACAAGGTCATCaaaaaaatcaagatttcag TTGACCAGATCACAGATGTCGTCCTGTATTCACTAGACAAGTACACCAACACTGTCTTCGTTCAGGAGTTCAC gGAGACTATAGCTGCTAACTCCACCTTCTCTAAGAGCTTTGCAGTAACCCCGCTCTTGGCAGACAACTGCCAGAAACAGGGCCTGGCACTGGATGGCAAACTCAAGCAGGGTGACACCAATCTGGCCTCCAGCACAAT TCTTCGACCAGGAGTGGACAAGGAGCTGCTGGGGATCTTGGTGTCCTACAAAGTCAGAGTCAACCTGATGGTGTCCTGTGGAGG CATCCTAGGCGACCTGACAGCCAG TGATGTTGGTGTGGAGCTCCCCCTGATTCTGATGCATCCAAAGCCGTCAAATG AGGCTGCTAG CTCTGAGGACATAGTCATCGAGGAGTTTGCCCAGCAGGAGCCCAGTGGAGAGGAGAGCCAGGAGGCTTTGGCAGCTGAGGGGAATGAGGACAGCTGA